A genome region from Mastacembelus armatus chromosome 8, fMasArm1.2, whole genome shotgun sequence includes the following:
- the LOC113141062 gene encoding interferon-induced very large GTPase 1-like isoform X5 — MEVENQTAAGGGESEITPTAVTDDRVDELEESDDKPKSDSMNEPEAAQPQQTDGNTGGESEATSRPSASHEPGDADGVTDVKTESSTDISDRPAEESETLMETSPTSQSVSTNTNKKIPELTLALVGDTNSIEIGSKNILLDNDEQTNVEQFSSRLYDLCGRHISVINMLGPQNIDQFPLNRGIHAFLLLIPNGLHHSHYSSVQWLENTFGKRCLSYVMTVLTHKPDENCENALTELRSNSSLVEKRHHTCTKSVTDENELIVLLEKLDLMVSENDPPCYSRLMFDENKEQKKLLQHKTSEDQRINSSVFQQHQTVEEMEVSTPEIKQSLEISEEINRKKQNQRETETLLSRLHLPHKHQHKLSPADFLKIGPPVKQDHETTERDLAHTFVKRLMMLDYRARYIPVRQDTSQPDPVCDTDDIDDNDLDDFLFSTSVDSDQSKQTHIHPMDVQMAAFHCSDSFLKQKMITKLSQCQYALPLLVPDPVTADIECPLWTFRQIIKTWKGTQTKDNTTTVTMKSLPIYKAQTPMVAFFRLGSLSVSKSQLINTLINSCHSTFFHRNCPGSTKSRHLMDGVVEIAWYCPAGKPNDAFTDCITFCNLHGDALLTEKQRHILTEKSSVTVVLVPTLDKSQKSTSVITDLYKSQKPLIILIADSDCGAVEKKRTYKIGLKDRSQSDVSEELKRIIGKILSGPHKSFQLETMTKVSGVRVDEEDKVCQKGKNAAMEIMNLFQGMDVSKIKDKFLPCQGELWHDWCRINKEQYHLRGNIEKEKCAKQQQLMQIRQKQCTVSCGQLMKLFIKSLSSFSPTENEYFLKWTQILIDAVSTDDLASILQSYDEKWSEVLALKRKHDKSDQLTSKQAELEQISKKLQSATFGLEHIFREMGQIYEAHKSLQEPTNWLQSDWSKYPELAAELMISGDPMELMDGDAGHVPLTWISSLLDQVIRKLGDKRVFVLSVLGVQSSGKSTMLNAMFGLQFAVSSGRCTKGAFMQLVKLSEEIKKDFQCDYILVVDTEGLRALELAGNTTLHHDNELATFVVGLGNMTLINIFGENPAEMQDVLQIVVQAFMRMKKVKLSPSCVFVHQNVTDVAAAEKNMHGRRCLLEKLDQMAQLAAKEEVCDAKCFSDIIAFDVQKDVKYFAQLWEGSPPMAPPNPDYSDKVQELKAIILFKASQSAGVTLSQFKAKIRDLWNALLNEHFVFSFKNTLEIAVYRKLEVQYGNWTWALRSHMLTIENQLYPRIENGKLDKVELNDLFKETNETYTEIKKEMTVYFENDTDKEMLVQWRGRFENKIKEFHEDLVSDGKIKLDEVLQQKIACKKVEEKKEFEKKLLQKSKELAHQLKDKAKDEEELKKHFDSVWSVWVQELTADTKPIAVINVVNDQVVILQELGFEWEHINESKTSGKYKDITRLGDYSDYVSFTKHKDDCDSSQQSQNKQMGKDRKQGTVEKMVEFVSETGTKITSYFKSLQHEDQEAIRSLTDYVEKQSLNVIKNKPVATRGYRSTYLQEVANNVKEKVAEFESKVKYALKKEFTVDLILYVFHRAEPWLSEAHRKYKANNDVVIYVENKKTQYCNIFRSFCKGNSSAVVLGELICEKLKVSAVQAVCNKTAIDLAGEMKCTFPAFNGNRLNLEKHVLKSLAEEEDFNGFINYIRQPKSQVETFIRAEVKKYIFTEHKDKALDILRKNVDVINKLVSQALFTATHRVKTQRGDTDRWMEEFSSLLKDDLTFETICCQNFSDIENFDFLKKAIERRLVFIIQEMKNLSVDKINESRQKPDQILIDQLCKCCWVTCPFCAAVCTNTLENHSPDDHNVPFHRSTAVNGFHYRHTVMLSVEFCTTNVASDGSFYPNINREETFPFKLYRTAGPKYANWRITPDESKLSYWKWFVCRFEKDIEHYYGLKFEGRGEIPCEWRNYTKEEAIKSLDEMCDL; from the exons atggaggtggagaaccaaacagctgcaggaggaggagagagtgaaATCACACCCACAGCAGTTACAGATGACAGAG TAGATGAGTTGGAGGAAAGTGACGACAAACCCAAG TCTGATTCAATGAATGAACCTGAAGCTGCACAACCACAGCAGACTGATGGAAACACAGGAGGAGAATCTGAAGCCACATCTAGACCATCTGCATCACATGAGCCAG GAGACGCTGATGGAGTCACAGACGTTAAGACTGAAAGCAGCACTGACATTAGTGATCGACCTGCAGAGGAGAGTGAAACACTGATGGAGACAAGTCCAACATCTCAGAGTGTTTCTACAAACACCAACAAAA AGATCCCTGAGCTCACACTGGCGTTGGTTGGTGACACAAACTCTATAGAGATTGgatcaaaaaacattttacttgaCAATGATGAACAAACAAATGTGGAACAGTTTTCATCCAGACTGTATGATTTGTGTGGCCGCCACATCTCTGTCATTAACATGCTCGGTCCACAAAACATTGACCAATTCCCATTAAATCGGGGGATTCATGCCTTTCTCTTACTGATACCAAATGGTCTGCATCACAGCCATTACAGCTCAGTGCAGTGGTTAGAAAACACTTTTGGGAAAAGATGCCTTTCTTATGTGATGACAGTTTTGACTCATAAACCagatgaaaactgtgaaaatgccTTGACAGAGCTGAGGTCCAACAGTAGTTTGGTTGAAAAAAGACACCACACATGTACAAAAAGTGTGACGGATGAAAACGAGCTGATAGTTCTGTTGGAAAAACTCGACCTCATGGTCTCTGAAAACGATCCACCCTGCTACAGTAGACTGATgtttgatgaaaacaaagagcagaaaaaactGCTGCAACACAAAACCAGTGAAGACCAAAGGATCAAttcctcagtgtttcagcaaCATCAAACAG TAGAAGAGATGGAGGTGAGTACACCTGAAATCAAG CAGTCATTGGAGATTTCTGAAGAAATcaacaggaagaaacaaaatCAGAGAGAAACTGAAACTCTGCTCAGCAGACTtcaccttccacacaaacatcagCACAAGTTGTCTCCAGCAGACTTTCTTAAAATAGGCCCCCCTGTTAAACAGGACCATGAGACAACTGAGAGAGATCTAGCTCATACTTTTGTTAAGAGGCTGATGATGTTAGACTACAGAGCCAGATATATTCCTGTAAGACAGGACACTTCACAGCCTGATCCAGTCTGTGACACTGACGACATTGATGACAACGACCTAgatgattttcttttcagcaccaGTGTAGACTCTGATCAGTCCAAACAGACTCACATCCATCCGATGGACGTTCAAATGGCAGCATTTCACTGCTCAGACAGCTTCCTTAAGCAGAAAATGATTACAAAACTATCACAGTGTCAGTACGCCTTACCTTTACTTGTTCCTGACCCAGTCACAGCAGATATCGAGTGTCCTCTGTGGACATTCAgacaaataattaaaacatggaAGGGAACTCAAACCAAAGACAACACAACCACTGTCACCATGAAGAGTTTGCCCATCTACAAAGCTCAGACACCCATGGTGGCTTTTTTCCGCCTGGGTTCATTATCGGTGTCTAAATCTCAGCTGATAAACACTTTGATCAACTCATGTCACAGCACCTTCTTCCACAGAAACTGTCCAGGTAGCACCAAATCTCGCCATCTGATGGATGGTGTTGTAGAGATTGCCTGGTACTGTCCTGCTGGAAAACCCAACGATGCCTTCACTGACTGCATCACCTTCTGTAACCTCCATGGTGATGCTCTGTTGACTGAGAAACAGCGCCACATACTGACTGAAAAATCTTCAGTCACTGTTGTTCTTGTTCCAACTTTGGATAAAAGTCAGAAAAGCACTTCGGTCATCACAGACCTGTACAAATCTCAGAAGCCTCTCATTATTCTCATTGCTGATAGTGACTGTGGTGCAGTTGAAAAGAAGAGGACATACAAAATCGGTCTAAAGGACCGAAGTCAGTCAGATGTTTCTGAAGAACTGAAAAGAATCATTGGGAAGATTTTGTCTGGACCACATAAATCCTTCCAGCTTGAAACCATGACCAAGGTCTCTGGAGTCAGAGTGGACGAAGAAGACAAAGTCTgccaaaaagggaaaaatgctGCAATGGAAATCATGAATTTATTTCAGGGGATGGATGTTTCAAAAATCAAAGATAAATTCCTCCCCTGTCAAGGTGAACTGTGGCATGACTGGTGCAGAATAAACAAAGAACAGTATCACCTCAGAGGAAACATCGAGAAGGAGAAATGTGCAAAGCAACAGCAACTGATGCAAATACGACAAAAACAATGCACTGTCTCCTGTGGTCAACTGATGAAGCTGTTCATTAAAAGCCTCTCATCATTCTCACCAACAGAAAACGAGTATTTCCTGAAATGGACTCAGATCCTGATAGATGCTGTCTCAACAGACGATCTCGCTTCAATTCTCCAAAGCTATGATGAAAAGTGGTCAGAGGTCTTGGCTCTGAAGAGGAAACATGACAAATCTGATCAGTTAACAAGCAAACAAGCAGAGCTTGAACAAATATCCAAAAAACTGCAGTCAGCGACTTTTGGCCTGGAGCACATCTTTAGAGAAATGGGACAGATCTATGAAGCCCATAAATCTCTGCAGGAACCAACAAACTGGCTTCAGTCTGACTGGTCCAAATATCCTGAGCTGGCTGCAGAGCTGATGATATCAGGAGACCCGATGGAGCTGATGGATGGAGATGCAGGTCATGTGCCTTTAACATGGATCTCTAGCCTTTTAGATCAAGTCATCAGGAAACTGGGCGACAAGAGGGTTTTCGTGTTGTCAGTTTTGGGCGTCCAAAGCAGTGGAAAGTCAACCATGCTGAATGCCATGTTTGGACTGCAGTTTGCAGTGAGCTCTGGCAGGTGCACCAAAGGTGCCTTCATGCAGCTGGTCAAACTGTCAGAGGAGATCAAGAAAGACTTCCAGTGTGACTACATCCTAGTGGTGGACACTGAAGGACTGCGTGCTCTTGAGCTGGCAGGTAACACCACTCTTCACCATGACAATGAACTGGCAACATTTGTTGTTGGTCTGGGAAACATGACACTGATCAACATCTTTGGAGAGAATCCAGCTGAGATGCAGGATGTTCTGCAGATTGTTGTTCAGGCTTTCATGCGGATGAAGAAAGTGAAACTTTCTCcaagttgtgtgtttgttcaccAGAATGTTACAGATgttgcagctgcagagaaaaacatgcatgGAAGGAGATGTCTACTAGAAAAACTGGACCAGATGGCCCAACTAGCAGCCAAAGAGGAGGTTTGTGATGCCAAGTGTTTCAGTGACATCATTGCATTTGATGTGCAAAAAGATGTGAAATACTTTGCCCAACTGTGGGAGGGAAGTCCACCAATGGCTCCTCCAAATCCAGATTATAGTGACAAGGTCCAAGAGCTAAAGGCCATAATCCTCTTTAAAGCTTCCCAGTCAGCTGGAGTGACTCTCTCACAGTTTAAAGCCAAAATCCGGGACCTGTGGAATGCCCTGTTGAATGAacactttgttttcagcttcaaaaacacactggaaattgcagtgtacagaaaactTGAGGTCCAGTACGGGAACTGGACCTGGGCCTTGAGAAGCCACATGTTGACCATTGAAAACCAGCTTTACCCCAGAATTGAAAATGGAAAACTTGACAAGGTTGAACTAAATGatctttttaaagaaacaaacgAAACCTACACAGAAATCAAAAAAGAGATGACAGTGTACTTTGAGAatgacacagacaaagaaatgttGGTTCAGTGGCGAGGCCgatttgaaaacaaaatcaaggaGTTTCATGAAGACCTGGTGAGTGACGGGAAAATAAAACTGGATGAAGTTCTCCAGCAGAAGATTGCTTGTAAAAAggtagaagaaaagaaagagtttgagaagaagctgctgcagaagaGCAAAGAGCTCGCTCATCAGTTAAAGGACAAAGCcaaagatgaagaggaacttAAAAAACACTTTGACTCTGTTTGGAGTGTCTGGGTTCAGGAACTAACTGCAGATACAAAACCTATTGCTGTCATCAACGTGGTCAATGACCAGGTCGTCATCCTTCAAGAGCTCGGATTTGAATGGGAACATATCAATGAATCTAAAACAAGTGGCAAATACAAAGACATAACAAGACTTGGGGATTACAGTGATTATGTGTCCTTCACCAAACACAAAGACGACTGTGACAGTAGCCAACAAtctcaaaacaaacagatgggAAAGGACAGGAAGCAGGGGACAGTTGAAAAAATGGTTGAATTTGTTTCAGAAACAGGTACAAAAATCACAAGTTACTTCAAGTCTCTTCAGCATGAAGACCAAGAGGCCATCAGATCCCTGACTGACTATGTTGAAAAACAGTCTCTTAATGTAATTAAGAACAAACCTGTAGCTACAAGAGGATACAGATCCACTTACTTACAAGAAGTGGCCAACAATGTGAAAGAAAAGGTGGCAGAATTTGAGTCAAAGGTGAAATATGCTCTGAAGAAGGAGTTTACAGTTGAtctcatactgtatgtgtttcacAGAGCTGAGCCTTGGCTTTCAGAGGCCCACAGGAAATACAAAGCAAACAATGATGTTGTCATCTAtgtggaaaacaagaaaacacaatattGCAACATTTTCAGAAGCTTCTGCAAAGGAAACTCATCAGCTGTTGTGCTTGGAGAACTGATCTGTGAAAAACTGAAGGTCTCTGCTGTTCAGGCTGTCTGCAACAAGACTGCCATTGATCTGGCTGGAGAGATGAAGTGCACTTTCCCAGCATTCAATGGGAACAGGCTGAACTTGGAGAAACATGTGTTGAAGTCACTGGCAGAGGAAGAGGACTTCAATGGTTTCATCAACTACATCCGACAACCAAAGAGCCAGGTAGAGACTTTTATACGAGCAGAAGTAAAGAAATACATCTTCACAGAGCACAAAGATAAAGCGCTGGATATACTCAGGAAAAATGTTGACGTCATCAATAAACTTGTGAGTCAGGCTTTAttcactgcaacacacagagtcaaaactcagagaggagacacagacaggtggaTGGAGGAATTTTCCAGTTTGCTAAAAGATGATCTGACATTTGAGACCATTTGCTGTCAAAACTTCAGTGACATAGAAAATTTTGACTTTCTGAAAAAAGCGATTGAGAGACGCCTTGTATTTATCATTCAAGAGATGAAGAACCTCTCAGTGGATAAGATCAATGAATCCAGGCAGAAGCCTGATCAGATCCTCATTGATCAGCTGTGTAAATGCTGCTGGGTGACTTGTCCtttctgtgcagctgtttgtaCCAACACTCTGGAAAATCACAGTCCTGATGATCACAATGTTCCTTTTCACCGCTCCACTGCAGTCAATGGTTTCcattacagacacacagtgatgcTGTCTGTTGAGTTCTGCACAACAAATGTTGCAAGTGATGGAAGTTTCTACCCTAACATAAATAGAGAGGAGACTTTTCCATTTAAACTGTACCGAACTGCTGGACCAAAGTATGCTAACTGGAGAATTACTCCTGATGAGTCTAAACTGTCGTACTGGAAATGGTTTGTGTGTCGATTTGAAAAGGACATTGAACATTACTATGGTCTAAAGTTTGAGGGCAGAGGAGAAATTCCCTGCGAGTGGAGAAACTACACAAAAGAAGAAGCTATTAAAAGTCTGGATGAAATGTGTGATCTGTGA